Proteins found in one Aquibium microcysteis genomic segment:
- a CDS encoding glycoside hydrolase family 15 protein, producing the protein MADVLGTGASRARSKPLEDYGLIGNMVSAALVARDGSIDWFCAPRFDSPACFAALLGGPEHGRWLVAPVEPGRTTRRYLPGTAILETRFETAAGVVTLTDFMPLTHDEDKIEVVRIVSGVSGAVPMHMEFILRFNYGEAVPWVRRRDYGLSAISGPDAVELHSRVPLSGRNMTTHADFVVRAGEDVSFTLSYHRSHKMAHFVEDHAESLHQTTLWWREWSRRCTYRGAHHEAVMRSLITLKLLTYLPTGGIVAAPTTSIPEALGGTRNWDYRYGWIRDSTLTLYALLDCGYREEAAAWREWLLRAAAGHPQQLDVVYGISGERWLPEIEIPWLPGYENSRPVRVGNGAAEQLQLDIYGELMDALHAAREAELSSLEESWQFQKALLEHVEAVWQTLDNGIWEVRGPPRAFTHSRVMCWVAFDRAIRSAERHGLDGPVERWRRVRDAIRRDVVSNGFDAGKNSFVQHYGGDALDASLLLMPQVGFLKRDDPRLAGTVAAIERELLHDGFVLRYATEEVDDGVGGREGAFLACSFWLADAYAMLGRMDEANALFERLLGLRNDLGLLAEEYDPVARRLVGNFPQGFSHIGLVNTACNLAGAEGPADQRARRVAPRNGPSDRAPAGTKASAGQ; encoded by the coding sequence ATGGCTGACGTTCTCGGCACCGGAGCCTCCCGCGCACGATCGAAGCCGCTCGAGGATTACGGCCTGATCGGCAACATGGTCTCTGCCGCGCTGGTGGCGAGGGACGGCTCGATCGACTGGTTCTGCGCCCCGCGCTTCGATTCGCCCGCCTGTTTCGCCGCTCTTCTGGGAGGACCCGAACATGGACGCTGGCTCGTCGCGCCCGTGGAGCCGGGGCGGACGACGCGCCGCTATCTTCCGGGCACGGCCATTCTCGAAACGCGCTTCGAGACGGCGGCCGGCGTCGTCACGCTGACCGACTTCATGCCGCTGACCCATGACGAGGACAAGATCGAGGTCGTGCGCATCGTCAGCGGCGTCAGCGGCGCGGTGCCGATGCACATGGAGTTCATCCTGCGCTTCAACTACGGCGAAGCGGTGCCGTGGGTGCGCCGTCGCGACTACGGCCTCAGCGCCATCAGCGGCCCCGATGCCGTGGAACTGCATTCCCGCGTGCCGCTGTCGGGCCGCAACATGACGACGCATGCGGATTTCGTCGTGCGCGCCGGCGAGGACGTCTCCTTCACGCTGTCCTACCACCGCTCCCACAAGATGGCGCATTTCGTCGAGGATCATGCCGAGAGCCTGCATCAGACGACCCTGTGGTGGCGGGAATGGTCGCGCCGCTGCACCTATCGGGGCGCGCACCACGAGGCGGTGATGCGGTCGCTGATCACCCTCAAGCTCCTGACCTATCTCCCCACCGGCGGCATCGTCGCCGCACCGACGACCTCGATCCCCGAGGCACTCGGCGGCACCCGCAACTGGGACTACCGCTACGGCTGGATCCGCGATTCCACGCTGACGCTCTACGCCCTGCTCGACTGCGGCTACCGCGAGGAGGCGGCCGCCTGGCGCGAATGGCTGCTGCGCGCGGCCGCCGGCCACCCGCAGCAGCTGGACGTCGTCTACGGCATCTCCGGCGAGCGCTGGCTGCCGGAGATCGAGATTCCCTGGCTGCCGGGCTACGAGAACAGCCGGCCCGTGCGCGTCGGCAACGGCGCGGCCGAGCAGTTGCAGCTCGACATCTACGGCGAGCTGATGGACGCCCTTCACGCCGCCCGCGAGGCGGAACTGAGCTCGCTGGAGGAATCCTGGCAGTTCCAGAAGGCCTTGCTGGAACACGTCGAGGCCGTCTGGCAGACGCTCGACAACGGCATCTGGGAAGTCCGCGGCCCGCCCCGGGCCTTCACCCATTCGCGCGTGATGTGCTGGGTCGCCTTCGACCGCGCCATCAGGAGCGCGGAGCGGCACGGTCTCGACGGGCCGGTCGAGAGGTGGCGCCGGGTGCGCGACGCCATCCGCCGCGACGTCGTGAGCAACGGCTTCGACGCGGGCAAGAACAGCTTCGTCCAGCACTACGGCGGAGACGCGCTCGACGCGTCCCTGCTTCTGATGCCGCAGGTCGGTTTCCTCAAGCGCGACGATCCGCGGCTCGCCGGGACGGTCGCCGCGATCGAGCGCGAGCTGCTGCATGACGGCTTCGTGCTGCGCTATGCGACGGAAGAGGTCGACGACGGCGTCGGCGGACGCGAGGGCGCGTTCCTCGCCTGCTCGTTCTGGCTCGCCGACGCCTATGCCATGCTCGGCAGGATGGACGAGGCCAACGCGCTGTTCGAGCGGCTGCTCGGCCTGCGCAACGATCTCGGACTGCTGGCGGAGGAATACGACCCGGTCGCCCGCCGCCTCGTCGGCAACTTCCCGCAGGGCTTCTCGCACATTGGCCTCGTCAACACCGCCTGCAACCTCGCCGGCGCCGAGGGACCGGCCGACCAGCGGGCGCGGCGGGTCGCGCCGCGGAACGGTCCGTCGGACAGGGCGCCAGCGGGCACGAAGGCGTCGGCCGGCCAGTAG
- a CDS encoding GlxA family transcriptional regulator — MADSVDPARQFAFLLVDKFSMFSLAAAIDTFRSTNRLIGRDFYAWTTVSVDGESVIASNGLPLKVDYSVSDMPAADILFVCVGLATEFPGKSRVLGALRSWGRKGGSLGALSVGAHLLAEAGQLEGHRCTIHWENRAGFQERFPDIQCTGNVYEIDRKRYTCAGGTTSIDLMLEIVRADFGASVANEVANQFHHERIRGATDRQRVGPERDLTGKSEKLKKIVALMAERLDEPLSAVELAKSAGLSVRQVERLFLRHLNMTPGRYYMRLRLERARELLRQTNLPILDVAIATGFTSHSYFAQSYRLQFGRPPSEERRTTY, encoded by the coding sequence ATGGCCGACAGCGTCGATCCCGCCCGACAGTTCGCTTTCCTGCTCGTGGACAAGTTCTCCATGTTCTCGCTGGCGGCGGCGATCGACACGTTCCGGTCGACCAACCGGCTCATCGGCCGCGACTTCTACGCCTGGACGACGGTCTCCGTGGACGGCGAATCGGTGATCGCCTCCAACGGGCTTCCGCTCAAGGTCGATTATTCGGTCTCCGACATGCCGGCGGCCGACATCCTGTTCGTCTGCGTCGGGCTGGCCACCGAATTTCCCGGCAAGAGCCGGGTGCTCGGCGCGCTGCGCTCCTGGGGGCGCAAGGGCGGCTCGCTCGGCGCGCTGTCGGTGGGCGCGCATCTTCTTGCCGAGGCAGGGCAGCTCGAAGGCCATCGCTGCACCATCCACTGGGAAAACCGCGCCGGTTTCCAGGAGCGGTTTCCCGACATCCAGTGCACCGGCAACGTCTACGAGATCGACCGCAAGCGCTACACCTGCGCCGGCGGCACCACGTCGATCGACCTGATGCTGGAGATCGTACGCGCGGATTTCGGCGCGAGCGTCGCCAACGAGGTCGCCAACCAGTTCCACCACGAGCGCATCCGCGGCGCCACCGATAGGCAGCGCGTCGGGCCGGAGCGCGACCTGACGGGCAAGTCGGAGAAGCTGAAGAAGATCGTGGCGCTGATGGCCGAGCGCCTCGACGAGCCGCTGTCGGCGGTCGAACTGGCGAAATCGGCGGGGCTGTCTGTGCGTCAGGTCGAGCGGCTGTTCCTGCGCCACCTCAACATGACGCCGGGGCGCTACTACATGCGGCTGAGGCTCGAACGGGCGCGCGAACTGCTGCGCCAGACCAATCTGCCGATCCTCGACGTCGCCATCGCCACCGGCTTCACGTCGCATTCCTATTTCGCGCAGAGCTACAGGCTGCAGTTCGGCCGGCCGCCGAGCGAGGAGCGGCGCACCACCTACTGA